In Homo sapiens chromosome 11, GRCh38.p14 Primary Assembly, one DNA window encodes the following:
- the MYRF gene encoding myelin regulatory factor isoform X3 yields the protein MEVVDETEALQRFFEGHDINGALEPSNIDTSILEEYISKEDASDLCFPDISAPASSASYSHGQPAMPGSSGVHHLSPPGGGPSPGRHGPLPPPGYGTPLNCNNNNGMGAAPKPFPGGTGPPIKAEPKAPYAPGTLPDSPPDSGSEAYSPQQVNEPHLLRTITPETLCHVGVPSRLEHPPPPPAHLPGPPPPPPPPPHYPVLQRDLYMKAEPPIPHYAAMGQGLVPTDLHHTQQSQMLHQLLQQHGAELPTHPSKKRKHSESPPSTLNAQMLNGMIKQEPGTVTALPLHPTRAPSPPWPPQGPLSPGPGSLPLSIARVQTPPWHPPGAPSPGLLQDSDSLSGSYLDPNYQSIKWQPHQQNKWATLYDANYKELPMLTYRVDADKGFNFSVGDDAFVCQKKNHFQVTVYIGMLGEPKYVKTPEGLKPLDCFYLKLHGVKLEALNQSINIEQSQSDRSKRPFNPVTVNLPPEQVTKVTVGRLHFSETTANNMRKKGKPNPDQRYFMLVVALQAHAQNQNYTLAAQISERIIVRASNPGQFESDSDVLWQRAQVPDTVFHHGRVGINTDRPDEALVVHGNVKVMGSLMHPSDLRAKEHVQEVDTTEQLKRISRMRLVHYRYKPEFAASAGIEATAPETGVIAQEVKEILPEAVKDTGDMVFANGKTIENFLVVNKERIFMENVGAVKELCKLTDNLETRIDELERWSHKLAKLRRLDSLKSTGSSGAFSHAGSQFSRAGSVPHKKRPPKVASKSSSVVPDQACISQRFLQGTIIALVVVMAFSVVSMSTLYVLSLRTEEDLVDTDGSFAVSTSCLLALLRPQPPGGSEALCPWSSQSFGTTQLRQSPLTTGLPGIQPSLLLVTTSLTSSAPGSAVRTLDMCSSHPCPVICCSSPTTNPTTGPSLGPSFNPGHVLSPSPSPSTNRSGPSQMALLPVTNIRAKSWGLSVNGIGHSKHHKSLEPLASPAVPFPGGQGKAKNSPSLGFHGRARRGALQSSVGPAEPTWAQGQSEPVPSLTSIQVLENSMSITSQYCAPGDACRPGNFTYHIPVSSGTPLHLSLTLQMNSSSPVSVVLCSLRSKEEPCEEGSLPQSLHTHQDTQGTSHRWPITILSFREFTYHFRVALLGQANCSSEALAQPATDYHFHFYRLCD from the exons GCCACGACATCAACGGTGCCCTGGAGCCCTCCAACATAGACACCAGCATCCTGGAGGAGTACATCAGCAAGGAGGATGCCTCCGACCT CTGCTTCCCTGACATCTCTGCTCCAGCCAGCTCGGCCTCCTACTCCCACGGGCAGCCTGCGATGCCTGGCTCCAGCGGGGTCCACCACCTGAGCCCCCCTGGGGGTGGACCCTCCCCGGGGCGCCATGGTCCCCTCCCACCCCCGGGCTACGGCACCCCGCTGaactgcaacaacaacaacggCATGGGCGCTGCCCCCAAGCCCTTCCCGGGGGGCACCGGGCCCCCCATCAAGGCTGAGCCCAAGGCTCCCTATGCCCCAGG CACACTGCCGGACTCTCCCCCAGACTCGGGCTCCGAGGCCTACTCCCCCCAGCAGGTGAATG AGCCCCACCTCCTGCGCACGATAACCCCTGAGACACTGTGCCACGTGGGAGTGCCCTCCCGCCTGGAGCATCCgcccccacctccagcccacTTGCCAGGCCCCccgccacccccaccacccccacctcacTACCCTGTCCTGCAGCGGGATCTGTACATGAAGGCCGAGCCCCCGATCCCCCACTACGCTGCCATGGGGCAGGGGCTGGTGCCCACTGATCTTCACCACACCCAGCAGTCCCAGATGCTGCACCAGCTCCTGCAGCAGCACGGAGCTGA GCTCCCTACACACCCCTCCAAGAAGAGGAAGCACTCTGAATCCCCCCCCAGCACCCTCAATGCCCAGATGCTGAATGGAATGATCAAACAGGAGCCTGGGACCGTGACAGCCCTGCCTCTGCACCCCACTCGAGCCCCATCGCCACCCTGGCCTCCCCAGGGTCCGCTCTCCCCGGGCCCTGGTTCCTTGCCTCTCAGCATTGCCCGTGTCCAGACACCGCCTTGGCACCCGCCAGGTGCCCCCTCCCCAG GCCTCCTGCAGGACAGTGACAGCCTCAGTGGCTCCTACCTGGACCCCAACTACCAGTCCATCAAGTGGCAGCCTCATCAGCAGAACAAGTGGGCGACCCTGTACGATGCTAACTACAAGGAGCT GCCCATGCTCACCTACCGCGTGGATGCGGACAAGGGCTTCAACTTTTCGGTGGGCGACGACGCCTTTGTGTGCCAGAAGAAGAACCACTTCCAGGTGACAGTGTACATCGGCATGCTGGGCGAGCCCAAGTACGTCAAGACGCCCGAGGGCCTCAAGCCCCTCGACTGCTTCTATCTGAAGCTGCACGGAGTGAAG CTGGAGGCCCTGAACCAGTCCATTAACATCGAGCAGTCCCAGTCAGACCGGAGCAAGCGGCCCTTCAACCCGGTCAC GGTCAATCTGCCCCCTGAGCAGGTCACGAAGGTGACTGTGGGGCGGCTGCACTTCAGCGAGACCACCGCTAACAACATGCGTAAGAAGGGCAAGCCCAACCCGGACCAGAG GTACTTCATGCTGGTGGTGGCCCTCCAGGCTCATGCACAGAACCAGAACTACACGCTGGCCGCCCAGATCTCAGAGCGCATCATTGTGCGG GCCTCCAACCCAGGCCAGTTCGAGAGCGACAGCGATGTGTTGTGGCAGCGGGCACAGGTGCCCGACACCGTCTTCCACCACGGCCGCGTGGGCATCAACACAGACCGGCCGGATGAGGCGCTGGTTGTGCACGGGAATGTCAAGGTCATGGGCTCGCTTATGCACCCCTCCGACCTGCGCGCCAAGGAACACGTGCAGGAG GTGGACACCACCGAGCAATTGAAGAGGATCTCGCGCATGCGGCTGGTGCACTACAGATACAAGCCCGAGTTCGCCGCCAGCGCGGGCATCGAGGCCACCGCGCCAGAGACAG GTGTCATCGCTCAGGAGGTGAAGGAGATCTTGCCTGAGGCTGTGAAAGACACCGGAGACATGGTCTTTGCCAATGGGAAAACCATAGAGAACTTCCTGGTGGTGAACAAG GAGCGCATCTTCATGGAGAACGTAGGGGCCGTGAAGGAGCTGTGCAAGCTGACAGACAACCTGGAGACGCGCATTGATGAGCTGGAGCGCTGGAGCCACAAGCTGGCCAAGCTGCGGCGGCTCGACAGCCTCAAGTCCACCGGCAGCTCGGGCGCCTTCAG CCATGCAGGGAGCCAGTTCAGTCGGGCGGGCAGCGTCCCCCACAAGAAGAGGCCCCCCAAGGTGGCCAGCAAG TCATCGTCCGTGGTTCCGGACCAGGCCTGCATCAGCCAGCGCTTCCTGCAGGGAACCATCATTGCCCTGGTGGTGGTCATGGCCTTCAG CGTGGTGTCCATGTCCACACTGTACGTGCTGAGCCTGCGCACAGAGGAGGACCTGGTAGACACTGATGG CTCTTTTGCCGTGTCCACTTCCTGTCTCCTGGCCCTGCTCCGGCCCCAGCCCCCTGGGGGGAGTGAGGCCTTGTGCCCATG GTCCAGCCAGAGCTTTGGGACCACGCAGCTCCGACAGTCCCCCTTGACCACGGGGCTACCAGGCATACAGCCCTCTTTGCTGCTGG TGACCACCAGCCTCACCAGCTCGGCCCCAGGTTCTGCTGTCCGCACCTTGGACATGTGTTCCAGCCACCCCTGCCCTGTCATCTGCTGTTCCTCACCCACTACCAACCCTACCACTGGTCCTAGTCTTGGCCCCAGCTTTAACCCTGGCCATGTTCTCAGCCCAAGTCCCAGCCCCAGCACCAACCGCTCAG GCCCCAGCCAGATGGCCCTTCTGCCAGTCACCAACATCAGAGCCAAGTCCTGGGGTCTTTCAGTCAATGGCATTGGCCACTCCAAGCATCACAAGAGTCTGGAGCCTCTGGCCAGCCCTGCAGTCCCCTTCCCTGGGGGGCAGGGCAAAGCCAAGAACAGTCCCAGCCTTGGTTTCCATGGCCGGGCCCGCCGAGGGGCCCTCCAGTCCAGCGTGGGCCCTGCTGAGCCCACCTGGGCCCAGGGCCAGTCAG AGCCAGTGCCCTCCCTGACCTCCATCCAGGTGCTGGAGAATTCGATGTCCATCACCTCCCAGTACTGTGCTCCAGGGGATGCCTGCAG GCCTGGGAACTTCACCTACCACATCCCTGTCAGTAGTGGCAccccactgcacctcagcctgacTCTGCAGATGAA CTCCTCCTCCCCCGTGTCTGTGGTGCTGTGCAGCCTGAGGTCAAAGGAGGAACCATGTGAGGAGGGGAGCCTTCCACAGAGTCTCCACACCCACCAGGACACCCAG gGCACCTCTCACCGGTGGCCAATAACCATCCTGTCCTTCCGTGAATTCACCTACCACTTCCGGGTGGCACTGCTG GGTCAGGCCAACTGCAGTTCAGAGGCTCTCGCCCAGCCAGCCACAGACTACCACTTCCACTTCTACCGCCTGTGTGACTGA
- the MYRF gene encoding myelin regulatory factor isoform X10 — MEVVDETEALQRFFEGHDINGALEPSNIDTSILEEYISKEDASDLCFPDISAPASSASYSHGQPAMPGSSGVHHLSPPGGGPSPGRHGPLPPPGYGTPLNCNNNNGMGAAPKPFPGGTGPPIKAEPKAPYAPGTLPDSPPDSGSEAYSPQQRDLYMKAEPPIPHYAAMGQGLVPTDLHHTQQSQMLHQLLQQHGAELPTHPSKKRKHSESPPSTLNAQMLNGMIKQEPGTVTALPLHPTRAPSPPWPPQGPLSPGPGSLPLSIARVQTPPWHPPGAPSPGLLQDSDSLSGSYLDPNYQSIKWQPHQQNKWATLYDANYKELPMLTYRVDADKGFNFSVGDDAFVCQKKNHFQVTVYIGMLGEPKYVKTPEGLKPLDCFYLKLHGVKLEALNQSINIEQSQSDRSKRPFNPVTVNLPPEQVTKVTVGRLHFSETTANNMRKKGKPNPDQRYFMLVVALQAHAQNQNYTLAAQISERIIVRASNPGQFESDSDVLWQRAQVPDTVFHHGRVGINTDRPDEALVVHGNVKVMGSLMHPSDLRAKEHVQEVDTTEQLKRISRMRLVHYRYKPEFAASAGIEATAPETGVIAQEVKEILPEAVKDTGDMVFANGKTIENFLVVNKERIFMENVGAVKELCKLTDNLETRIDELERWSHKLAKLRRLDSLKSTGSSGAFSHAGSQFSRAGSVPHKKRPPKVASKSSSVVPDQACISQRFLQGTIIALVVVMAFSVVSMSTLYVLSLRTEEDLVDTDGSFAVSTSCLLALLRPQPPGGSEALCPCRSSQSFGTTQLRQSPLTTGLPGIQPSLLLVTTSLTSSAPGSAVRTLDMCSSHPCPVICCSSPTTNPTTGPSLGPSFNPGHVLSPSPSPSTNRSGPSQMALLPVTNIRAKSWGLSVNGIGHSKHHKSLEPLASPAVPFPGGQGKAKNSPSLGFHGRARRGALQSSVGPAEPTWAQGQSEPVPSLTSIQVLENSMSITSQYCAPGDACRPGNFTYHIPVSSGTPLHLSLTLQMNSSSPVSVVLCSLRSKEEPCEEGSLPQSLHTHQDTQGTSHRWPITILSFREFTYHFRVALLGQANCSSEALAQPATDYHFHFYRLCD; from the exons GCCACGACATCAACGGTGCCCTGGAGCCCTCCAACATAGACACCAGCATCCTGGAGGAGTACATCAGCAAGGAGGATGCCTCCGACCT CTGCTTCCCTGACATCTCTGCTCCAGCCAGCTCGGCCTCCTACTCCCACGGGCAGCCTGCGATGCCTGGCTCCAGCGGGGTCCACCACCTGAGCCCCCCTGGGGGTGGACCCTCCCCGGGGCGCCATGGTCCCCTCCCACCCCCGGGCTACGGCACCCCGCTGaactgcaacaacaacaacggCATGGGCGCTGCCCCCAAGCCCTTCCCGGGGGGCACCGGGCCCCCCATCAAGGCTGAGCCCAAGGCTCCCTATGCCCCAGG CACACTGCCGGACTCTCCCCCAGACTCGGGCTCCGAGGCCTACTCCCCCCAGCAG CGGGATCTGTACATGAAGGCCGAGCCCCCGATCCCCCACTACGCTGCCATGGGGCAGGGGCTGGTGCCCACTGATCTTCACCACACCCAGCAGTCCCAGATGCTGCACCAGCTCCTGCAGCAGCACGGAGCTGA GCTCCCTACACACCCCTCCAAGAAGAGGAAGCACTCTGAATCCCCCCCCAGCACCCTCAATGCCCAGATGCTGAATGGAATGATCAAACAGGAGCCTGGGACCGTGACAGCCCTGCCTCTGCACCCCACTCGAGCCCCATCGCCACCCTGGCCTCCCCAGGGTCCGCTCTCCCCGGGCCCTGGTTCCTTGCCTCTCAGCATTGCCCGTGTCCAGACACCGCCTTGGCACCCGCCAGGTGCCCCCTCCCCAG GCCTCCTGCAGGACAGTGACAGCCTCAGTGGCTCCTACCTGGACCCCAACTACCAGTCCATCAAGTGGCAGCCTCATCAGCAGAACAAGTGGGCGACCCTGTACGATGCTAACTACAAGGAGCT GCCCATGCTCACCTACCGCGTGGATGCGGACAAGGGCTTCAACTTTTCGGTGGGCGACGACGCCTTTGTGTGCCAGAAGAAGAACCACTTCCAGGTGACAGTGTACATCGGCATGCTGGGCGAGCCCAAGTACGTCAAGACGCCCGAGGGCCTCAAGCCCCTCGACTGCTTCTATCTGAAGCTGCACGGAGTGAAG CTGGAGGCCCTGAACCAGTCCATTAACATCGAGCAGTCCCAGTCAGACCGGAGCAAGCGGCCCTTCAACCCGGTCAC GGTCAATCTGCCCCCTGAGCAGGTCACGAAGGTGACTGTGGGGCGGCTGCACTTCAGCGAGACCACCGCTAACAACATGCGTAAGAAGGGCAAGCCCAACCCGGACCAGAG GTACTTCATGCTGGTGGTGGCCCTCCAGGCTCATGCACAGAACCAGAACTACACGCTGGCCGCCCAGATCTCAGAGCGCATCATTGTGCGG GCCTCCAACCCAGGCCAGTTCGAGAGCGACAGCGATGTGTTGTGGCAGCGGGCACAGGTGCCCGACACCGTCTTCCACCACGGCCGCGTGGGCATCAACACAGACCGGCCGGATGAGGCGCTGGTTGTGCACGGGAATGTCAAGGTCATGGGCTCGCTTATGCACCCCTCCGACCTGCGCGCCAAGGAACACGTGCAGGAG GTGGACACCACCGAGCAATTGAAGAGGATCTCGCGCATGCGGCTGGTGCACTACAGATACAAGCCCGAGTTCGCCGCCAGCGCGGGCATCGAGGCCACCGCGCCAGAGACAG GTGTCATCGCTCAGGAGGTGAAGGAGATCTTGCCTGAGGCTGTGAAAGACACCGGAGACATGGTCTTTGCCAATGGGAAAACCATAGAGAACTTCCTGGTGGTGAACAAG GAGCGCATCTTCATGGAGAACGTAGGGGCCGTGAAGGAGCTGTGCAAGCTGACAGACAACCTGGAGACGCGCATTGATGAGCTGGAGCGCTGGAGCCACAAGCTGGCCAAGCTGCGGCGGCTCGACAGCCTCAAGTCCACCGGCAGCTCGGGCGCCTTCAG CCATGCAGGGAGCCAGTTCAGTCGGGCGGGCAGCGTCCCCCACAAGAAGAGGCCCCCCAAGGTGGCCAGCAAG TCATCGTCCGTGGTTCCGGACCAGGCCTGCATCAGCCAGCGCTTCCTGCAGGGAACCATCATTGCCCTGGTGGTGGTCATGGCCTTCAG CGTGGTGTCCATGTCCACACTGTACGTGCTGAGCCTGCGCACAGAGGAGGACCTGGTAGACACTGATGG CTCTTTTGCCGTGTCCACTTCCTGTCTCCTGGCCCTGCTCCGGCCCCAGCCCCCTGGGGGGAGTGAGGCCTTGTGCCCATG CAGGTCCAGCCAGAGCTTTGGGACCACGCAGCTCCGACAGTCCCCCTTGACCACGGGGCTACCAGGCATACAGCCCTCTTTGCTGCTGG TGACCACCAGCCTCACCAGCTCGGCCCCAGGTTCTGCTGTCCGCACCTTGGACATGTGTTCCAGCCACCCCTGCCCTGTCATCTGCTGTTCCTCACCCACTACCAACCCTACCACTGGTCCTAGTCTTGGCCCCAGCTTTAACCCTGGCCATGTTCTCAGCCCAAGTCCCAGCCCCAGCACCAACCGCTCAG GCCCCAGCCAGATGGCCCTTCTGCCAGTCACCAACATCAGAGCCAAGTCCTGGGGTCTTTCAGTCAATGGCATTGGCCACTCCAAGCATCACAAGAGTCTGGAGCCTCTGGCCAGCCCTGCAGTCCCCTTCCCTGGGGGGCAGGGCAAAGCCAAGAACAGTCCCAGCCTTGGTTTCCATGGCCGGGCCCGCCGAGGGGCCCTCCAGTCCAGCGTGGGCCCTGCTGAGCCCACCTGGGCCCAGGGCCAGTCAG AGCCAGTGCCCTCCCTGACCTCCATCCAGGTGCTGGAGAATTCGATGTCCATCACCTCCCAGTACTGTGCTCCAGGGGATGCCTGCAG GCCTGGGAACTTCACCTACCACATCCCTGTCAGTAGTGGCAccccactgcacctcagcctgacTCTGCAGATGAA CTCCTCCTCCCCCGTGTCTGTGGTGCTGTGCAGCCTGAGGTCAAAGGAGGAACCATGTGAGGAGGGGAGCCTTCCACAGAGTCTCCACACCCACCAGGACACCCAG gGCACCTCTCACCGGTGGCCAATAACCATCCTGTCCTTCCGTGAATTCACCTACCACTTCCGGGTGGCACTGCTG GGTCAGGCCAACTGCAGTTCAGAGGCTCTCGCCCAGCCAGCCACAGACTACCACTTCCACTTCTACCGCCTGTGTGACTGA
- the MYRF gene encoding myelin regulatory factor isoform X12, producing MPGSSGVHHLSPPGGGPSPGRHGPLPPPGYGTPLNCNNNNGMGAAPKPFPGGTGPPIKAEPKAPYAPGTLPDSPPDSGSEAYSPQQVNEPHLLRTITPETLCHVGVPSRLEHPPPPPAHLPGPPPPPPPPPHYPVLQRDLYMKAEPPIPHYAAMGQGLVPTDLHHTQQSQMLHQLLQQHGAELPTHPSKKRKHSESPPSTLNAQMLNGMIKQEPGTVTALPLHPTRAPSPPWPPQGPLSPGPGSLPLSIARVQTPPWHPPGAPSPGLLQDSDSLSGSYLDPNYQSIKWQPHQQNKWATLYDANYKELPMLTYRVDADKGFNFSVGDDAFVCQKKNHFQVTVYIGMLGEPKYVKTPEGLKPLDCFYLKLHGVKLEALNQSINIEQSQSDRSKRPFNPVTVNLPPEQVTKVTVGRLHFSETTANNMRKKGKPNPDQRYFMLVVALQAHAQNQNYTLAAQISERIIVRASNPGQFESDSDVLWQRAQVPDTVFHHGRVGINTDRPDEALVVHGNVKVMGSLMHPSDLRAKEHVQEVDTTEQLKRISRMRLVHYRYKPEFAASAGIEATAPETGVIAQEVKEILPEAVKDTGDMVFANGKTIENFLVVNKERIFMENVGAVKELCKLTDNLETRIDELERWSHKLAKLRRLDSLKSTGSSGAFSHAGSQFSRAGSVPHKKRPPKVASKSSSVVPDQACISQRFLQGTIIALVVVMAFSVVSMSTLYVLSLRTEEDLVDTDGSFAVSTSCLLALLRPQPPGGSEALCPWSSQSFGTTQLRQSPLTTGLPGIQPSLLLVTTSLTSSAPGSAVRTLDMCSSHPCPVICCSSPTTNPTTGPSLGPSFNPGHVLSPSPSPSTNRSGPSQMALLPVTNIRAKSWGLSVNGIGHSKHHKSLEPLASPAVPFPGGQGKAKNSPSLGFHGRARRGALQSSVGPAEPTWAQGQSEPVPSLTSIQVLENSMSITSQYCAPGDACRPGNFTYHIPVSSGTPLHLSLTLQMNSSSPVSVVLCSLRSKEEPCEEGSLPQSLHTHQDTQGTSHRWPITILSFREFTYHFRVALLGQANCSSEALAQPATDYHFHFYRLCD from the exons ATGCCTGGCTCCAGCGGGGTCCACCACCTGAGCCCCCCTGGGGGTGGACCCTCCCCGGGGCGCCATGGTCCCCTCCCACCCCCGGGCTACGGCACCCCGCTGaactgcaacaacaacaacggCATGGGCGCTGCCCCCAAGCCCTTCCCGGGGGGCACCGGGCCCCCCATCAAGGCTGAGCCCAAGGCTCCCTATGCCCCAGG CACACTGCCGGACTCTCCCCCAGACTCGGGCTCCGAGGCCTACTCCCCCCAGCAGGTGAATG AGCCCCACCTCCTGCGCACGATAACCCCTGAGACACTGTGCCACGTGGGAGTGCCCTCCCGCCTGGAGCATCCgcccccacctccagcccacTTGCCAGGCCCCccgccacccccaccacccccacctcacTACCCTGTCCTGCAGCGGGATCTGTACATGAAGGCCGAGCCCCCGATCCCCCACTACGCTGCCATGGGGCAGGGGCTGGTGCCCACTGATCTTCACCACACCCAGCAGTCCCAGATGCTGCACCAGCTCCTGCAGCAGCACGGAGCTGA GCTCCCTACACACCCCTCCAAGAAGAGGAAGCACTCTGAATCCCCCCCCAGCACCCTCAATGCCCAGATGCTGAATGGAATGATCAAACAGGAGCCTGGGACCGTGACAGCCCTGCCTCTGCACCCCACTCGAGCCCCATCGCCACCCTGGCCTCCCCAGGGTCCGCTCTCCCCGGGCCCTGGTTCCTTGCCTCTCAGCATTGCCCGTGTCCAGACACCGCCTTGGCACCCGCCAGGTGCCCCCTCCCCAG GCCTCCTGCAGGACAGTGACAGCCTCAGTGGCTCCTACCTGGACCCCAACTACCAGTCCATCAAGTGGCAGCCTCATCAGCAGAACAAGTGGGCGACCCTGTACGATGCTAACTACAAGGAGCT GCCCATGCTCACCTACCGCGTGGATGCGGACAAGGGCTTCAACTTTTCGGTGGGCGACGACGCCTTTGTGTGCCAGAAGAAGAACCACTTCCAGGTGACAGTGTACATCGGCATGCTGGGCGAGCCCAAGTACGTCAAGACGCCCGAGGGCCTCAAGCCCCTCGACTGCTTCTATCTGAAGCTGCACGGAGTGAAG CTGGAGGCCCTGAACCAGTCCATTAACATCGAGCAGTCCCAGTCAGACCGGAGCAAGCGGCCCTTCAACCCGGTCAC GGTCAATCTGCCCCCTGAGCAGGTCACGAAGGTGACTGTGGGGCGGCTGCACTTCAGCGAGACCACCGCTAACAACATGCGTAAGAAGGGCAAGCCCAACCCGGACCAGAG GTACTTCATGCTGGTGGTGGCCCTCCAGGCTCATGCACAGAACCAGAACTACACGCTGGCCGCCCAGATCTCAGAGCGCATCATTGTGCGG GCCTCCAACCCAGGCCAGTTCGAGAGCGACAGCGATGTGTTGTGGCAGCGGGCACAGGTGCCCGACACCGTCTTCCACCACGGCCGCGTGGGCATCAACACAGACCGGCCGGATGAGGCGCTGGTTGTGCACGGGAATGTCAAGGTCATGGGCTCGCTTATGCACCCCTCCGACCTGCGCGCCAAGGAACACGTGCAGGAG GTGGACACCACCGAGCAATTGAAGAGGATCTCGCGCATGCGGCTGGTGCACTACAGATACAAGCCCGAGTTCGCCGCCAGCGCGGGCATCGAGGCCACCGCGCCAGAGACAG GTGTCATCGCTCAGGAGGTGAAGGAGATCTTGCCTGAGGCTGTGAAAGACACCGGAGACATGGTCTTTGCCAATGGGAAAACCATAGAGAACTTCCTGGTGGTGAACAAG GAGCGCATCTTCATGGAGAACGTAGGGGCCGTGAAGGAGCTGTGCAAGCTGACAGACAACCTGGAGACGCGCATTGATGAGCTGGAGCGCTGGAGCCACAAGCTGGCCAAGCTGCGGCGGCTCGACAGCCTCAAGTCCACCGGCAGCTCGGGCGCCTTCAG CCATGCAGGGAGCCAGTTCAGTCGGGCGGGCAGCGTCCCCCACAAGAAGAGGCCCCCCAAGGTGGCCAGCAAG TCATCGTCCGTGGTTCCGGACCAGGCCTGCATCAGCCAGCGCTTCCTGCAGGGAACCATCATTGCCCTGGTGGTGGTCATGGCCTTCAG CGTGGTGTCCATGTCCACACTGTACGTGCTGAGCCTGCGCACAGAGGAGGACCTGGTAGACACTGATGG CTCTTTTGCCGTGTCCACTTCCTGTCTCCTGGCCCTGCTCCGGCCCCAGCCCCCTGGGGGGAGTGAGGCCTTGTGCCCATG GTCCAGCCAGAGCTTTGGGACCACGCAGCTCCGACAGTCCCCCTTGACCACGGGGCTACCAGGCATACAGCCCTCTTTGCTGCTGG TGACCACCAGCCTCACCAGCTCGGCCCCAGGTTCTGCTGTCCGCACCTTGGACATGTGTTCCAGCCACCCCTGCCCTGTCATCTGCTGTTCCTCACCCACTACCAACCCTACCACTGGTCCTAGTCTTGGCCCCAGCTTTAACCCTGGCCATGTTCTCAGCCCAAGTCCCAGCCCCAGCACCAACCGCTCAG GCCCCAGCCAGATGGCCCTTCTGCCAGTCACCAACATCAGAGCCAAGTCCTGGGGTCTTTCAGTCAATGGCATTGGCCACTCCAAGCATCACAAGAGTCTGGAGCCTCTGGCCAGCCCTGCAGTCCCCTTCCCTGGGGGGCAGGGCAAAGCCAAGAACAGTCCCAGCCTTGGTTTCCATGGCCGGGCCCGCCGAGGGGCCCTCCAGTCCAGCGTGGGCCCTGCTGAGCCCACCTGGGCCCAGGGCCAGTCAG AGCCAGTGCCCTCCCTGACCTCCATCCAGGTGCTGGAGAATTCGATGTCCATCACCTCCCAGTACTGTGCTCCAGGGGATGCCTGCAG GCCTGGGAACTTCACCTACCACATCCCTGTCAGTAGTGGCAccccactgcacctcagcctgacTCTGCAGATGAA CTCCTCCTCCCCCGTGTCTGTGGTGCTGTGCAGCCTGAGGTCAAAGGAGGAACCATGTGAGGAGGGGAGCCTTCCACAGAGTCTCCACACCCACCAGGACACCCAG gGCACCTCTCACCGGTGGCCAATAACCATCCTGTCCTTCCGTGAATTCACCTACCACTTCCGGGTGGCACTGCTG GGTCAGGCCAACTGCAGTTCAGAGGCTCTCGCCCAGCCAGCCACAGACTACCACTTCCACTTCTACCGCCTGTGTGACTGA